Proteins found in one Panicum hallii strain FIL2 chromosome 4, PHallii_v3.1, whole genome shotgun sequence genomic segment:
- the LOC112891090 gene encoding uncharacterized protein LOC112891090, translated as MMKAAEFLSWSDLPSELLGLVLERLPSLADRVRLRAVCQPWRSNARLQSPSPSLPWLSLLDGTFMSIPDGKIIRMAVPDNAHCYGSIDNWLFLMQIDGGCSLMNPFSKATLDLPKLATVWCRDWLNSDNRFTTLFYKLVVPSPLDSPESLVAVLIVDDANCSTVCICQPPVATDLSRGRGMQLSWSLFDVAFFNGKLYGIAFGKLVTFEIGYDLGSKPKISAAECIINYRDDLWDLPQSLSIEKSYMSREYLVECCGRLLKVTRFIQNDHPGRTRFLLEHDRTIAFNVFEADLSTNPGQWRRVNDLGSQALFVGRHCSKSFPPGEYNGIQEDCIYFMCDYIWPDYAVDPLRDSGVYNLRNGMITPLLSQTTTVPQHHGGQWRPTWFFPADPADSI; from the coding sequence ATGATGAAAGCTGCAGAGTTTTTGTCCTGGTCGGACCTCCCTTCAGAGCTCCTAGGCCTTGTCCTTGAGCGCCTCCCCTCCCTAGCTGATCGTGTTCGACTGAGAGCAGTCTGTCAGCCATGGCGCTCCAATGCTCGACTGCAATCGCCATCCCCTTCCCTCCCGTGGCTCAGCCTCCTTGATGGGACCTTCATGAGCATCCCGGATGGTAAAATTATCCGAATGGCTGTACCAGATAATGCCCACTGCTATGGTTCCATTGACAACTGGCTCTTCCTAATGCAAATCGATGGAGGGTGCTCATTGATGAATCCTTTCTCAAAGGCCACACTGGACCTTCCTAAGCTAGCCACTGTTTGGTGCCGTGATTGGTTGAATTCAGACAACAGATTTACTACGCTTTTCTATAAGCTGGTGGTTCCCTCGCCCCTGGACTCACCAGAATCCCTTGTCGCTGTGTTGATCGTGGATGATGCTAATTGCAGTACAGTTTGTATTTGCCAGCCGCCAGTTGCTACCGACTTGTCCAGAGGAAGGGGCATGCAACTCTCTTGGTCCCTGTTTGACGTCGCATTCTTCAATGGGAAGCTATATGGAATTGCTTTTGGTAAGCTTGTTACCTTTGAGATTGGTTATGACCTTGGCAGTAAGCCGAAGATCTCAGCCGCTGAATGCATAATCAACTACAGGGATGATTTATGGGACTTGCCCCAATCCTTATCCATAGAGAAGTCATATATGTCTAGGGAATATCTTGTTGAATGTTGTGGTAGACTGTTGAAGGTTACACGCTTTATTCAGAATGACCATCCCGGTCGCACAAGATTTCTCTTGGAGCATGATCGCACTATTGCATTTAATGTCTTTGAGGCAGACTTGAGCACCAATCCTGGTCAGTGGAGACGGGTCAATGACTTGGGCAGCCAGGCGCTCTTTGTTGGGCGACATTGCTCTAAGTCTTTCCCTCCTGGAGAGTACAATGGAATTCAAGAGGATTGCATATATTTCATGTGTGACTATATTTGGCCAGATTATGCTGTGGATCCTCTTCGTGACTCTGGCGTGTACAACTTGAGAAATGGGATGATCACTCCGTTGTTGTCACAGACCACAACAGTGCCACAGCATCATGGTGGCCAGTGGCGTCCAACATGGTTCTTTCCTGCTGATCCTGCTGATTCTATATAG
- the LOC112890637 gene encoding uncharacterized protein LOC112890637, with the protein MAVENVDKIGTGLYKSIIEIVEEKIKKRLDCPIHMAAYCLNPYYSYNKPSIFDSEDVMDGFIEAVEIFYHDDYDKQNQVLSNDFHKFIYKVGHFAKKVALAGCKYYDFSPAKWWSNYETQVPTLQKFAIRILSLTSSASGCERNWSCFEGIHTKKRNRLTCERVEQLVFVRFNHLHAKRKNKAKNNKKADPLVATDATFAQGWMVQGADEEGTDVEPVIGLTWKLIADTCGAEEVTKLRKSARLAHAREVEEEPKSDSDKEPINEEDIECESDQDDVVTTGYEQEGEKDNDGSWAKL; encoded by the exons ATGGCTGTAGAAAATGTGGATAAGATTGGGACTGGTTTGTACAAGAGTATCATAGAAATTGTGGAGGAAAAAATAAAGAAACGGTTGGATTGTCCTATTCACATGGCTGCATATTGCTTAAATCCCTATTATAGCTACAACAAGCCCTCCATCTTTGACAGTGAGGATGTCATGGATGGCTTTATTGAAGCTGTTGAAATATTCTACCATGATGATTACGACAAGCAGAATCAAGTGCTCAGTAATGACTTTCACAAGTTTATTTATAAAGTTGGACATTTTGCAAAAAAGGTAGCTCTGGCTGGCTGCAAGTATTATGATTTCAGTCCAG CTAAGTGGTGGTCAAATTATGAAACACAAGTTCCAACACTGCAGAAGTTTGCTATTAGAATCCTCTCTTTGACATCAAGTGCTTCAGGTTGTGAAAGAAATTGGAGCTGCTTTGAAGGG ATCCATACAAAGAAAAGGAATAGGCTCACATGTGAGAGAGTTGAACAACTTGTCTTTGTTAGATTCAATCATCTTCATGCAAAGAGGAAAAATAAAGCCAAAAATAATAAAAAGGCAGACCCTCTTGTAGCAACTGATGCAACCTTTGCTCAAGGATGGATGGTTCAAGGTGCAGATGAAGAAGGGACTGATGTTGAGCCTGTTATAGGTCTCACATGGAAATTAATTGCTGACACATGTGGTGCTGAGGAGGTCACAAAACTCCGTAAGAGTGCAAGATTGGCTCATGCAAGAGAGGTTGAAGAAGAACCCAAGTCCGATAGTGATAAAGAACCAATAAATGAGGAAGATATTGAGTGTGAGTCTGATCAAGATGATGTGGTCACAACTGGATATGAGCAAGAGGGGGAGAAAGACAATGACGGTTCATGGGCTAAGCTTTAA
- the LOC112890725 gene encoding uncharacterized protein LOC112890725, whose translation MMVTAQPLSWSDLPPELLGLVLKRLPSLADRVRLRAVCHPWLALLDGTFLSIPDGEIIEMPVPDDACCCGSVDNWLFLVHSDADDVTKEEQYREPEPEDTYLEEELPEGFEDEEDPNFVPEDVE comes from the exons ATGATGGTGACTGCACAGCCTTTGTCTTGGTCGGACCTCCCTCCTGAGCTCCTAGGCCTTGTCCTCAAGCGCCTCCCATCCCTAGCTGATCGTGTTCGACTGAGAGCAGTCTGCCACCCATGGCTCGCCCTCCTCGATGGGACATTCCTGAGCATACCGGATGGTGAAATTATTGAAATGCCTGTACCAGATGATGCTTGTTGCTGTGGCTCTGTAGACAACTGGCTCTTCCTTGTGCACAGTGATG ccgacgATGTGACCAAGGAGGAGcagtaccgcgagccggagcccgaagacacgtacctcgaggaggagcttccggaaggctttgaggacg aggaggatccgaacttcgttcctgaagacgtcgagtag
- the LOC112890636 gene encoding F-box protein At2g26160-like encodes MKAARSSPWSDLPPEILGLLLERLPSLPDRVRLRAVCHPWRSNAKLQSLPPPLPWLTLLNGTILSIPDGKIIRMPVPGDACCCGSIDNWLFLVQNDGGCSLMNPFSKATLDLPKLATVWRRDRFNASERSNPLFYKLVVSSPLDSSPESLVAVLILDDGNSSTICICQPAQPPVATNLSRGKRMEPSLYLADVAFFNGKLYGVAFGNELVIFEIGYDLGSKLKISATECINSVDDLWDLPQYLSSEEVYIEREYLVQCCGRLLQVKRFIHNDRPCSRSISFEHHRTVAFEVFEADLSTNPGQWRRINKLGSQALFVGKHCSKSFTSEEYNGVQADCIYFMCDYLPPVYAVNPLRDSGVYNMRNGMITPLLSQTAAVPQHHGGNWRPTWIFPSDPI; translated from the coding sequence ATGAAGGCTGCACGTTCGTCACCCTGGTCAGACCTCCCTCCAGAGATCCTAGGCCTACTCCTCGAGCGCCTTCCCTCCCTACCTGATCGTGTTCGATTGAGAGCAGTCTGCCACCCATGGCGTTCTAATGCTAAACTGCAGTCCTTGCCTCCTCCGCTCCCGTGGCTCACTCTCCTCAATGGGACCATCCTGAGCATCCCAGATGGTAAAATTATCAGGATGCCTGTACCAGGTGATGCTTGTTGCTGTGGTTCCATTGACAATTGGCTCTTCCTCGTGCAAAATGATGGTGGGTGCTCATTGATGAACCCTTTCTCCAAGGCCACACTGGACCTTCCTAAGCTAGCCACTGTTTGGCGTCGTGATAGGTTTAATGCAAGTGAAAGATCTAATCCACTTTTCTATAAGCTGGTGGTTTCCTCGCCCCTGGACTCCTCACCAGAATCCCTTGTTGCAGTCCTGATCCTGGATGATGGTAATTCCAGCACTATTTGTATTTGCCAGCCTGCCCAGCCACCAGTTGCCACCAACTTGTCCAGAGGGAAGCGCATGGAACCATCTCTGTACCTGGCTGATGTTGCCTTCTTCAATGGGAAGCTGTACGGAGTTGCTTTTGGTAACGAGCTTGTTATCTTTGAGATTGGTTATGACCTTGGCAGTAAGCTGAAGATCTCAGCCACTGAATGCATCAACTCTGTGGATGATTTATGGGACCTGCCGCAATACTTATCCAGTGAGGAGGTGTACATAGAGAGGGAATATCTAGTTCAATGTTGTGGTAGACTCTTGCAGGTTAAACGATTTATTCACAATGATCGTCCCTGTTCCAGAAGTATTTCCTTTGAGCATCATCGTACTGTTGCATTTGAGGTCTTTGAGGCAGACTTGAGCACCAATCCTGGTCAGTGGAGACGGATCAATAAGTTGGGCAGCCAAGCGCTCTTCGTTGGCAAGCATTGCTCTAAGTCTTTCACTTCTGAAGAGTACAATGGAGTTCAAGCGGATTGCATATATTTCATGTGTGACTATCTTCCACCAGTTTATGCTGTGAATCCTCTTCGTGACTCTGGCGTGTACAACATGAGGAATGGGATGATCACTCCACTGTTGTCACAGACGGCTGCAGTGCCGCAGCATCACGGTGGCAACTGGCGTCCAACATGGATCTTTCCTTCTGATCCTATATAA
- the LOC112891091 gene encoding uncharacterized protein LOC112891091, giving the protein MQTDGGCSLVNPFTRATVELPNLATVWYHDPSNATSGLNPILYKTVVLSPLDSSPDSLVAVLILDDGHCSTVCICQPPIATVVSSARATWPLQVFDDVTFFNGKLHGLASCDKLFVFDIDSELSDPPKISSIKCIIGYGVGLQDLPQSESRAKVHIKKEYLVECCGRLLRVRRFLQSDHPGQAGRYLKHHRTVAFDVFEAGLSTNSHRWRKVNNLGGQVLFVGRHCSKSFPAVEYNRIQGDCIYFMCDYYPTLDPLRDSGMYNMRTGMITPLLSETVAVPQRHGGKWCPAWIFPADSM; this is encoded by the coding sequence ATGCAAACTGATGGTGGATGCTCACTGGTGAACCCTTTCACCAGAGCCACTGTGGAACTTCCTAACCTAGCCACTGTTTGGTATCATGACCCATCCAATGCAACTTCTGGACTTAATCCGATTCTCTATAAGACAGTGGTCCTTTCACCCTTGGACTCATCACCGGATTCACTTGTTGCTGTGCTGATCTTGGATGATGGTCATTGCAGTACAGTATGCATTTGCCAGCCCCCAATTGCTACTGTCGTGTCCAGTGCGAGGGCCACATGGCCCTTACAGGTCTTTGATGATGTCACATTCTTCAACGGGAAGCTCCATGGTCTCGCTTCTTGTGACAAACTCTTCGTCTTTGATATTGATTCTGAGCTCAGCGATCCGCCAAAGATCTCATCCATCAAATGCATAATTGGCTACGGGGTTGGTTTACAGGACTTGCCCCAATCCGAATCTAGAGCAAAGGTGCATATAAAGAAGGAATATCTAGTTGAATGTTGTGGAAGACTGTTGAGGGTGAGACGATTTCTTCAGAGTGACCATCCTGGCCAAGCAGGTCGTTACTTGAAGCATCATCGTACTGTTGCATTTGATGTCTTTGAGGCAGGATTGAGCACTAACTCACATCGCTGGAGAAAGGTCAATAATTTGGGTGGCCAAGTGCTTTTTGTTGGTCGTCATTGCTCCAAGTCTTTCCCAGCTGTAGAGTACAACAGAATTCAAGGGGATTGCATATATTTCATGTGTGACTACTATCCTACCCTAGATCCTCTTCGTGACTCCGGCATGTACAACATGAGAACTGGGATGATTACACCGTTGTTGTCAGAGACCGTGGCAGTGCCGCAGCGTCATGGTGGAAAGTGGTGCCCAGCATGGATCTTCCCTGCGGATTCTATGTAA
- the LOC112890635 gene encoding uncharacterized protein LOC112890635: MAAPQSSSWSDLRPELLGLVLKRVPSLADRVRVRAVCRSWRNNAQLHLLPPPLPWLSLLDGTFLSFPGGEVHRMPVPGDARCHGSFDNWLFLVHSDGGCSLMNPFSKTMLQLPKLATIWPHEMGNPAEQPVFLKFVGPSSLDASPDSLLAAMIVDGSRRSGICICQPPGATDKLRKNNCDHIYDVAFFDVKLYALISGKLIVLEIVQKHRCQPKISSIRCISDNICNLTIADPYDGRYFCPSWEYLVESAGRLLLVVRRVGVLLPLPERDALQHGRTLSFEVFEVDLTSNSCRQWRRLSSLAGQALFIGAYSKSVPAAECGLPPEDCIYFTCDYARTCRGPPPDPLRDSGVFDMRTRMVTPLLPETTVVRRAAQGCPTWFFPSGAV, from the coding sequence ATGGCTGCTCCACAATCTTCATCTTGGTCAGACCTCCGGCCAGAACTTCTGGGCCTCGTCCTCAAGCGAGTCCCCTCCCTTGCTGATCGTGTTCGGGTGCGAGCAGTGTGCCGGTCATGGCGCAACAATGCTCAGCTGCACCTCCTGCCCCCACCGCTTCCATGGCTGTCCCTCCTTGATGGTACATTCCTCAGCTTCCCGGGTGGTGAAGTTCACCGCATGCCAGTACCAGGTGATGCTCGTTGCCATGGATCCTTCGACAACTGGCTCTTCCTCGTGCACAGTGATGGCGGGTGCTCGTTGATGAACCCTTTCTCCAAGACTATGCTGCAGCTTCCTAAGCTAGCCACTATCTGGCCTCATGAAATGGGGAACCCTGCAGAGCAACCAGTGTTCTTGAAGTTTGTTGGGCCATCATCCCTGGATGCGTCGCCGGATTCCCTACTAGCTGCAATGATCGTAGACGGCTCTCGCCGCAGCGGGATCTGCATCTGCCAGCCCCCGGGTGCCACTGACAAACTGAGGAAGAACAACTGTGACCACATCTACGACGTTGCCTTCTTCGATGTGAAGCTGTATGCCCTCATTTCCGGGAAGCTCATCGTCCTTGAGATTGTTCAGAAGCACAGATGTCAGCCAAAGATCTCATCCATCAGATGCATATCTGACAACATCTGCAACCTAACCATTGCTGATCCATATGATGGGAGGTACTTCTGCCCCTCTTGGGAATACCTAGTTGAGTCTGCCGGTAGGCTGCTGCTCGTGGTCCGGAGGGTTGGTGTCCTGCTCCCCCTGCCGGAGCGCGACGCACTGCAGCACGGGCGCACTCTCTCGTTCGAGGTGTTCGAGGTCGACCTGACCAGCAACTCCTGTCGCCAATGGAGGAGGCTCAGCTCCTTGGCAGGCCAGGCGCTCTTCATCGGCGCCTACTCCAAGTCCGTCCCTGCAGCGGAATGCGGTCTACCTCCGGAGGACTGCATCTACTTCACGTGCGACTACGCCAGAACTTGCCGGGGTCCTCCTCCGGATCCTCTCCGAGACTCCGGCGTGTTCGACATGAGGACTCGTATGGTCACGCCGCTGCTGCCGGAGACGACAGTGGTGCGGCGTGCTGCCCAGGGGTGTCCGACATGGTTTTTCCCTTCCGGAGCTGTGTGA